The genomic window CGTGGGCGAGGGCGCCGACGAAGGCGTGTGGGCGACCGCCCCGCTGCCGCAGTGGGACCCGGCCAACCCGGTCTCGGTGAACTGGGGCGGCTCCGCCTTCTCGGTGACCGAGCAGGCGGATGATCCGGGTCTCGCCGCCAAGGTCGCGTTCGGTGTCTACGCCGACGACGCCTCACTCGAGGACGGCTGGAAGAACCAGATCATCTTCCCGCTCAACGTCAACGTGCTCGAGGACCCGGCGTTCCAGGACTACGAGGTCCCGTTCTTCGGCGGCCAGCAGGCGAACAAGGAGGTGTACGTGCCGGCGGCCAAGGCCTACACGGGCATGACCTACACGCCGATCGGCCAGTACTACTACTCCGCGTTCACCGAGCAGCTCGCTGCCATCAACGACGGTTCCACCAGCGGGTCGGAGGCCGCCGACGCCCTCCAGAAGGATGTCGAGGGCTACGCGAAAGAACAGGGCTACACGGTCGAATGACGTGACCGTCGCGGGCCGGTCCGCACAGCGGACCGGCCCGTCCCCTTCCGTTCACCCACCGATCCGGAGACATTCCCATGACCGTCGATCTCATCGAAGAGGCCGCCGCCCCACCGGCACGAGCCCGACGCTCGCGCAGGAGGAGCGACGTCCGCCGCAACGTCACCGGGTGGGCCTTCGTCGGCCCATTCGCCGTCGTCTTCATCGCGCTGTTGGTCGCGCCGCTGATGTACGCGCTGTACCTCAGTCTCTTCCAGAAGTCGATCGTCGGAGGGACCCGCTTCGTCCTCTTCGGCAATTACCTCAAGGCGTTCACCGACCCCAGCTTCCTCGACGGCGTCTGGTTCGTGATCAGCTTCTCCCTCGTCCTGATCCCGCTGCAGATGGCGATCTCACTCGCGATGGCACTGATCCTCGACCTGGTCACGACGTCGTTCGCCCGGTTCTCGAGGCTGATGATCTTCCTGCCCTACGCGATCCCCGCGGTGATCGGTGCACTGATGTGGGGCTTCCTGTACAGCAGGAACTTCGGGCCCATCGCCGACTTCTTCCAGGCCTTCGGGGCGAAAGGACCGGATCTGCTCAGTTCGGACCTGA from Agromyces aurantiacus includes these protein-coding regions:
- a CDS encoding carbohydrate ABC transporter permease; translated protein: MTVDLIEEAAAPPARARRSRRRSDVRRNVTGWAFVGPFAVVFIALLVAPLMYALYLSLFQKSIVGGTRFVLFGNYLKAFTDPSFLDGVWFVISFSLVLIPLQMAISLAMALILDLVTTSFARFSRLMIFLPYAIPAVIGALMWGFLYSRNFGPIADFFQAFGAKGPDLLSSDLIFYGLLNIVTWQWAGYYMIILYAALQGIDPTLYEAARIDGASQWQIVLRIKIPLVAPALVLILVFALIGTLQFFNEPKILQQLAAGAIPDDFTPNMYAYQQAFTLANYNYGSAISFALGAVVFICVYIFMFTTRKRGSFLS